A single Anatilimnocola floriformis DNA region contains:
- the rpmA gene encoding 50S ribosomal protein L27 yields the protein MAHKKGQGSTSNGRDSNPQMRGVKKFGGEKVIAGNILVRQCGTVFRAGRNVGQGKDYTLFALVEGVVKFDQDSRRINVDVATN from the coding sequence ATGGCACATAAGAAGGGTCAAGGCTCTACCAGCAACGGTCGCGATTCGAATCCGCAAATGCGCGGTGTGAAGAAGTTCGGCGGCGAAAAGGTAATTGCTGGTAATATTCTCGTTCGTCAGTGCGGCACGGTGTTCCGCGCCGGTCGCAACGTCGGCCAGGGCAAGGACTACACGCTGTTCGCTCTCGTCGAAGGCGTGGTCAAGTTCGATCAAGACAGCCGGCGCATCAACGTCGACGTCGCCACGAACTAA
- the hisH gene encoding imidazole glycerol phosphate synthase subunit HisH — protein sequence MSRVAIIDYQMGNLRSVQKGFERVGVAAEIVADPRQIGPADKIVLPGVGAFGDAIAELRRRDFVPLIRDAVAANQPFLGICLGLQMLFDVGYEGGEHEGLGILRGKVQRFDLPHEFKVPHMGWNKGRILQPAPVLSETAQDTFFYFVHSYYVAPEDRNIVAIEADYGGPFCAAVWKDNLFATQFHPEKSQADGLKLLKNFAALPVAAAV from the coding sequence ATGAGCCGCGTGGCCATCATCGATTACCAGATGGGGAATTTGCGGAGCGTGCAGAAGGGCTTTGAACGCGTCGGCGTCGCTGCCGAAATCGTCGCCGATCCGCGGCAAATTGGCCCGGCCGACAAAATCGTCCTTCCCGGCGTTGGCGCGTTTGGCGATGCGATTGCCGAGCTCCGCCGCCGCGACTTTGTGCCGCTCATTCGCGACGCCGTTGCCGCGAATCAGCCGTTTTTGGGCATTTGCCTTGGTTTGCAGATGCTCTTTGATGTGGGCTACGAGGGTGGTGAGCACGAAGGGCTCGGCATTCTTCGCGGCAAGGTGCAGCGATTCGATCTGCCGCACGAATTCAAAGTGCCGCACATGGGCTGGAACAAAGGCCGCATCTTGCAGCCCGCGCCGGTGCTGAGCGAAACGGCTCAGGACACGTTTTTCTACTTCGTCCACTCGTACTACGTGGCGCCCGAAGATCGCAACATCGTCGCCATCGAAGCCGATTACGGCGGTCCGTTCTGCGCTGCGGTGTGGAAGGACAATCTCTTTGCCACGCAGTTTCACCCGGAAAAGAGCCAAGCCGACGGACTGAAATTGCTGAAGAATTTTGCCGCGTTGCCAGTTGCGGCGGCAGTTTAA
- a CDS encoding RNA recognition motif domain-containing protein gives MRLYVGNLSYSTTNESLEQLFSEFGQVKSAQVVMDRDTGRSKGFGFVEMSDNSQAQAAINGLNSKDVDGRSLTVNEARPREERSGGGGGGYGGGGGGRGGRGGGGGGYGGGGGGGGGYGGGGGGRRY, from the coding sequence ATGCGTTTGTATGTCGGTAATCTCAGCTACAGCACCACCAATGAATCGCTCGAACAACTGTTCAGCGAATTCGGTCAGGTGAAGAGCGCCCAAGTGGTCATGGATCGCGACACCGGTCGCAGCAAGGGTTTCGGCTTCGTCGAAATGTCGGATAACAGCCAGGCCCAGGCTGCGATCAACGGCCTCAACTCGAAGGACGTCGATGGACGTTCGTTGACCGTCAACGAAGCTCGCCCGCGTGAAGAACGCAGTGGCGGCGGCGGTGGTGGTTACGGTGGTGGCGGCGGCGGCCGTGGTGGTCGCGGTGGCGGTGGCGGCGGCTACGGTGGTGGTGGCGGCGGTGGCGGCGGCTACGGTGGTGGCGGCGGCGGTCGTCGTTACTAA
- a CDS encoding sugar phosphate isomerase/epimerase family protein yields the protein MRSRAFALTHPHSSGTALPTYSFMQPRISAFPKCYLEQIAGPQPTMTVFEWIEQSRQLDADGLEMYDGFFRSLEPAYLDSVGAAIEATGRRMPMLCCSPDFTNPDADARKRAVDKHIQLIEVTKRLGGAGAVCRVLSGQRYPEVARQQGIGWVVECIEQLIPIAREHDVILGIENHYKDGFWKYPEFAQKQDVFLELVSAISERKHFGVQYDPSNAIVAGDDPLDLLRHIADRVVSMHASDRFLAEGTTLAELKQNDGTLGYSPNLRHGVTGRGLNDYDTIFRILAQHHYTGWISIEDGMNGMGEMAESLAFLRRKIAEHFA from the coding sequence ATGCGTTCCCGCGCCTTCGCGCTCACACACCCGCATTCGTCCGGCACTGCACTGCCGACCTACTCATTCATGCAACCCCGCATCTCTGCTTTCCCCAAGTGCTATCTCGAACAAATCGCCGGCCCGCAGCCGACGATGACGGTCTTTGAATGGATCGAGCAATCGCGGCAACTCGATGCCGACGGCCTCGAGATGTACGACGGCTTTTTCCGCAGCCTCGAGCCCGCCTATCTCGACTCCGTCGGCGCTGCCATCGAAGCCACCGGCCGACGAATGCCGATGCTCTGCTGCTCGCCCGACTTCACCAATCCTGATGCGGACGCGCGAAAACGGGCCGTCGACAAACATATCCAACTGATCGAAGTAACGAAACGCCTTGGCGGTGCCGGCGCTGTTTGTCGCGTGCTGAGCGGCCAGCGCTATCCCGAGGTCGCCCGCCAACAAGGAATCGGCTGGGTCGTCGAATGCATCGAGCAGTTGATTCCCATCGCCCGTGAACACGACGTGATTCTCGGCATCGAGAACCATTACAAAGACGGCTTTTGGAAGTATCCCGAATTCGCGCAGAAGCAGGACGTCTTCCTCGAACTCGTCTCCGCGATCTCCGAGCGCAAGCACTTCGGCGTGCAGTACGACCCGTCGAACGCCATCGTCGCCGGCGATGACCCGCTCGACCTGCTGCGGCACATCGCCGACCGCGTCGTCAGCATGCACGCCAGCGATCGCTTCCTCGCCGAGGGCACGACCCTCGCCGAGCTGAAGCAAAACGACGGCACACTCGGCTACTCGCCGAACCTCCGCCACGGCGTGACTGGCCGCGGCTTGAACGACTACGACACGATCTTCCGCATTCTCGCCCAACACCATTACACCGGCTGGATCAGCATCGAAGACGGCATGAACGGCATGGGTGAAATGGCCGAGTCGCTGGCCTTCCTACGCCGCAAAATCGCCGAGCATTTTGCTTAA